The following DNA comes from Brassica oleracea var. oleracea cultivar TO1000 chromosome C5, BOL, whole genome shotgun sequence.
TCGGTGTTGTCCAGAAGATCAGTGTTTTCCCTCAAAGCCACCCGGTGACGCCTCAACTTCTCCGAAGGAATCGGAATGCCTTCCTCAATACAGACCTCATGACAAGACACGATCCCGGTCATTTGGTTCTCCTTGAAGACAACCTCCTTCACACGCTCTTGATCATCCAAGTACGCCCTCACCCGCTCCAAACGGCCCCAATACTTCGCAACGGCTTCACGAACGGCCCGAGCCACCTCCTTTGCAGCATAATCTTCGTGACTTCGCTCGAGATAACTGATCCTTGCCCCAAGAGCATCTTGCTGATCCCAATCTGAGACCGAAGAATGGCCTCACGACCAGACGACGCCGCAAGCTCCGCCCGAAGAACCTCAGCAGAGGAACTTAAGCCGTAGACAGTAACATCCAGCTCTTTGATACGGGCATCGCACGACTCCTTCTCCGCGAACATATCCTCCAGCTTAGCCCGCACCCTCCGGAGCTCCCTCTTGTAAAGAGACATAAGCCGCACCGCATGGGCGTTCGACTGCGCCCAAGAAAGAAGAAACTTAAGCCAAGAAAAACAGAAGACGACCATGTTAAAGGAAAGAGAAGAACCTGAGCAGTAGAGCGAGACATATCCTTGAACTCCTGAGCATGCACTAGATCATCAACGTCAGGAATGTCCGTGAAAGCATTCCTCAGAAGATAGAAGTACTCGGCGCAAGCGCGCTCGTCGTTCACAAAAGGAGTACCCTTGTTATAACGGAACACCCGGGCATAGGGATCCCGCCGAGATATCTTCTCTTCTGGGGCACCCTCCGTCGGGACACATTCGCACGGACGCTTAAGAGATCTAGATTCTCGGCCTTCCCGAACAACAGAACGGGTGGCATCAGCCATAAAACCACCTGTCAGGGCTGTATCAGAAGCCCCCCTTTCAACACTAACCGGCTCCCCACCCTCGGGAGCAGCCGGAGTCATTCCATCAGATTCACAAAACGCCCTTTCGGGCTCCACATCACAATTCAAGGGGTTGGACTGGGCCATTCCCCTGTTTCCTTCCCGCAAAGAAGGACCCGTCACCTCGTCATTCATAACACTCGAATACGGAGGGATGTCACGACGGACGCCCCTGGTCCGTACCGAAGGAGAGCGAGCGGCTCGACGCGGCGGCACAGGAGAAGAGGGACGCAACGAAGACCGATCACGATGACCCGATCGATCGCCGGAAGGAGCCCCCCAAACGGCTAAAAACAAGAAAATAGAGTAAGAGACGAGACACTTAAAGGAAGCCGCTAGCAGACAAGACAGAACATACCGGCCGAGATACGCGAAACACTACGAAAGATATGATCGCGATCGAAGTCGAACCACTGCTGAACCCCCAATTCACGAATGTTCTCCACTCCACGAGGAAACCCCGCTGGCGGAGGAAGCGAGATTGGATGACGCTCTAGAAAAACCCCAAAAAGCAAAAAAATAAAGTCACATGCAAGCCACGACGAAGAAAGAGATAAAACAAGAGACTCACTAGGCGAAGAGTTCCAAGTCCCTCTCAGGACCGCATTAAGATCCGCCATAGAAGCCGAGTCAATCCGGATGAAGAAATAATGCTGAAACCACTCATGCGCCTTATTCACCCTCCCCCTGAGAATGCCGTGACGAGACTTAATATTTATGTAAAAAGTATTAGGAGTCCCTGGGTTCCTGCTAATAGTAGCCAACTCCTCGAAGAAACGAAGATCGACATCAATGCCGACCTCAGCCCCCAAAACCAGAGCCGCAACTACATTCCGCATGGCGGCGGGAGTAAATTGAGTCAAAGCGATATCCCGGGCAGCAGCATACGACGTCAGAAGACGAGGGAGAGAAAACCAGAGACGCGAATGAGTAAAAAACGCCTCGTACAGACACATCCATCCAGGGGGCGGCGTCCATGGCCTCTCATCAGCAGTCGGAGCACGCATCTGTAATTGCCTCAGAAAGCGGCAAGTCCTCGCAATACCATCGAGCATCACACGTGTCAGAACAGAGGGAAGCCCTGCCGGAGGAACGTCTTCCACCGGAGCATCAGCTGCGTCCTCTCCATCATCCTCAAGGTTGACAATTTCTTCATCAACAAGTTGAGGAACACGACCAGAACTCTGCTCCGGTGTCGTCCAAATATTCCGGCGGAAAGAACTTCCTCCGTCGCGACGGAGAAAGGGCCAACGGGCAATTGGAGTATTATCACTCGTAGACTCCGAACCTCTCCGACTGGTCGGAGACGGAGGAGGAGACGGAAGAAGAGACAGAGAAGATTGCGGAGAATCCACACGATCCTCAACAGAAGTGGAGGAAAGGCTAGATTCGATTCTCATGATGAAAAGAAGAAGAAAGCAACTCGCCGGAGAAAGAAGAGAAAAAGGTAACAAAGAAGGAAAACAAAAGCAATTTATAGAGAAAGGAAGCACAACTTCCGAGGCCCAAAAATCAACGGAAACATTATCATTCAAAGGACGCGACTCTTCGCTGACGCCCTTCGCGATACACGAGAAAGAAGTTAGTACTAACCATAGGACGCCACGTCATGATAACGAACGCACGCCGAGCCGAGTCAACTCCCATCCACGACTCTTCATCGTGCCATCTGGGAAAATCCCGAATAGACACTTAGGGGGGGGGGAATATTGTTGGATATGGGCCTCACTAAGTACCAAGGCCCAGGAGCTAACTCGGCCCGATCCCAAAACTGAGCCCAAGACAGGAGCAACGCGACGAAGCCCAGAAAACGAAGCAAGGCCCGCGCCGAATGCCATCATCACATCGGGGTAAGCGGTTCACCAACCCCCTGAGACGACCTGACAACACGCCACTGAACGACAGGAAGGAATAGGCCGAGACTCCTACCACGGCGCCGAACGTACTCACTGACAATCTGCCCATCACTGTAGTGGGTCAGAAAGTAATCATAGCGCATCAACAAAACCACGCAACTAAAGTCTATTAAAGGAAGAAAAAGGATTACGAAGAAGAGGCAGCGAAATAGAGAGAGAGAGAGACTAGAGAGATAAAGTAGAGAGAATCCCGAGTTCGTCTTTACGACTACGAGTTCTTCTTTTATTCTTCGCTTCGGCTTTTTGTAAACACTTCATTAAACGAAACCTTTGGCCCCCATTAATCATACTTATATCTTTGTTTAGTCTATAAATCCCTTGTTACTGGATTTAGGATTCAACAACAGCGGACAAGAGCTGGAGGGTTATAGCATTCTTTTTAGGGTACGATCCAGTCGAGTGTAAGCACAAAGTAATGTGCATGCCTTCTGATGAAGCATCCGATGAATGTCGGATTTTGATATTGGGATCAGCCAAAAAATCATGGAGAAAAATCAAAACCAACTATAAACATCGTCCTTTCGGTGGCTATCGCATGGGTGCCCATGGACAATGCATCAACGGTGTTTTATATTATCAAGCCATACTTGGTTCTGACCGGGCCATAATGAGCTTCAATGTAAGATCTGAAAAGTCGAGCGTGATAGCACTTCCACGGGAAGGATTTTGGAAGATGAGGTTGATACGTTATGGAAGAAAATTAGCTTGTTGTTGGGGTCGAAAACGGTTGCGACGAAGTTAACGTCCAAATCCCCGAAGGAGAAAAACGAAAGACCTTCTTCAACAAATAATTTTTCGAAATAGATTCTTCCTTACGAAAAGCTTTGCGGAGGAAACGCGAGTCATCGGCCAAGAGCTCGAAAAGGGGCGCTACACAGCGACCGAACGCGTGTTCCGCTCGGTCGCTACGTAGCGACCGAGCTCGAGCCAAAGCTCGGTCGCTACTTAGCGACCGAGCGTCCATTTTGCTCGGCCGCTACGTAGCGACTGAGCGTCTATTCCGCTCGGTCGCTACGTAGAGACCGAGCGTCCATTCCGCTCGGTCGCTACGTAGCGACCGAGCTCTTNNNNNNNNNNNNNNNNNNNNNNNNNNNNNNNNNNNNNNNNNNNNNNNNNNNNNNNNNNNNNNNNNNNNNNNNNNNNNNNNNNNNNNNNNNNNNNNNNNNNNNNNNNNNNNNNNNNNNNNNNNNNNNNNNNNNNNNNNNNNNNNNNNNNNNNNNNNNNNNNNNNNNNNNNNNNNNNNNNNNNNNNNNNNNNNNNNNNNNNNNNNNNNNNNNNNNNNNNNNNNNNNNNNNNNNNNNNNNNNNNNNNNNNNNNNNNNNNNNNNNNNNNNNNNNNNNNNNNNNNNNNNNNNNNNNNNNNNNNNNNNNNNNNNNNNNNNNNNNNNNNNNNNNNNNNNNNNNNNNNNNNNNNNNNNNNNNNNNNNNNNNNNNNNNNNNNNNNNNNNNNNNNNNNNNNNNNNNNNNNNNNNNNNNNNNNNNNNNNNNNNNNNNNNNNNNNNNNNNNNNNNNNNNNNNNNNNNNNNNNNNNNNNNNNNNNNNNNNNNNNNNNNNNNNNNNNNNNNNNNNNNNNNNNNNNNNNNNNNNNNNNNNNNNNNNNNNNNNNNNNNNNNNNNNNNNNNNNNNNNNNNNNNNNNNNNNNNNNNNNNNNNNNNNNNNNNNNNNNNNNNNNNNNNNNNNNNNNNNNNNNNNNNNNNNNNNNNNNNNNNNNNNNNNNNNNNNNNNNNNNNNNNNNNNNNNNNNNNNNNNNNNNNNNNNNNNNNNNNNNNNNNNNNNNNNNNNNNNNNNNNNNNNNNNNNNNNNNNNNNNNNNNNNNNNNNNNNNNNNNNNNNNNNNNNNNNNNNNNNNNNNNNNNNNNNNNNNNNNNNNNNNNNNNNNNNNNNNNNNNNNNNNNNNNNNNNNNNNNNNNNNNNNNNNNNNNNNNNNNNNNNNNNNNNNNNNNNNNNNNNNNNNNNNNNNNNNNNNNNNNNNNNNNNNNNNNNNNNNNNNNNNNNNNNNNNNNNNNNNNNNNNNNNNNNNNNNNNNNNNNNNNNNNNNNNNNNNNNNNNNNNNNNNNNNNNNNNNNNNNNNNNNNNNNNNNNNNNNNNNNNNNNNNNNNNNNNNNNNNNNNNNNNNNNNNNNNNNNNNNNNNNNNNNNNNNNNNNNNNNNNNNNNNNNNNNNNNNNNNNNNNNNNNNNNNNNNNNNNNNNNNNNNNNNNNNNNNNNNNNNNNNNNNNNNNNNNNNNNNNNNNNNNNNNNNNNNNNNNNNNNNNNNNNNNNNNNNAAGACTGCGTTCATTACCGATTGCGGAACCTACTGCTACAGGGTAATGCCCTTCGGCCTCAAAAACGCTGGCGCAACTTACGAAAGACTCGTGAACCGTATGTTCTCTAAACAACTCGGAAAAACGATGGAGGTTTACATCGACGACATGCTCGTCAAATCCCTCCAAGCAAAGGATCACGTATCACATCTCGAGGAATGTTTCGCGCCGTTAAATTCCCATAACATGAAGCTCAACCCGACAAAGTGCAGGTTTGCCGTGGCATCAGGGGAATTCCTCGGCTACCTAGTCACATTCCGCGGCATCGAAGCCAATCCAAAACAGATCAAGGCACTGATCGAGATGGCTTCACCGAAGAATAAGCGGGAAGTCCAAAGGCTGACCGGTAGAGTCGCGACACTTAACCGATTTATTTCA
Coding sequences within:
- the LOC106344875 gene encoding uncharacterized protein LOC106344875, which codes for MRIESSLSSTSVEDRVDSPQSSLSLLPSPPPSPTSRRGSESTSDNTPIARWPFLRRDGGSSFRRNIWTTPEQSSGRVPQLVDEEIVNLEDDGEDAADAPVEDVPPAGLPSVLTRVMLDGIARTCRFLRQLQMRAPTADERPWTPPPGWMCLYEAFFTHSRLWFSLPRLLTSYAAARDIALTQFTPAAMRNVVAALVLGAEVGIDVDLRFFEELATISRNPGTPNTFYINIKSRHGILRGRVNKAHEWFQHYFFIRIDSASMADLNAVLRGTWNSSPKRHPISLPPPAGFPRGVENIRELGVQQWFDFDRDHIFRSVSRISAAVWGAPSGDRSGHRDRSSLRPSSPVPPRRAARSPSVRTRGVRRDIPPYSSVMNDEVTGPSLREGNRGMAQSNPLNCDVEPERAFCESDGMTPAAPEGGEPVSVERGASDTALTGGFMADATRSVVREGRESRSLKRPCECVPTEGAPEEKISRRDPYARVFRYNKGTPFVNDERACAEYFYLLRNAFTDIPDVDDLVHAQEFKDMSRSTAQSNAHAVRLMSLYKRELRRVRAKLEDMFAEKESCDARIKELDVTVYGLSSSAEVLRAELAASSGREAILRYLERSHEDYAAKEVARAVREAVAKYWGRLERVRAYLDDQERVKEVVFKENQMTGIVSCHEVCIEEGIPIPSEKLRRHRVALRENTDLLDNTEVATLENDDLVLSPLPSSS